NNNNNNNNNNNNNNNNNNNNNNNNNNNNNNNNNNNNNNNNNNNNNNNNNNNNNNNNNNNNNNNNNNNNNNNNNNNNNNNNNNNNNNNNNNNNNNNNNNNNNNNNNNNNNNNNNNNNNNNNNNNNNNNNNNNNNNNNNNNNNNNNNNNNNNNNNNNNNNNNNNNNNNNNNNNNNNNNNNNNNNNNNNNNNNNNNNNNNNNNNNNNNNNNNNNNNNNNNNNNNNNNNNNNNNNNNNNNNNNNNNNNNNNNNNNNNNNNNNNNNNNNNNNNNNNNNNNNNNNNNNNNNNNNNNNNNNNNNNNNNNNNNNNNNNNNNNNNNNNNNNNNNNNNNNNNNNNNNNNNNNNNNNNNNNNNNNNNNNNNNNNNNNNNNNNNNNNNNNNNNNNNNNNNNNNNNNNNNNNNNNNNNNNNNNNNNNNNNNNNNNNNNNNNNNNNNNNNNNNNNNNNNNNNNNNNNNNNNNNNNNNNNNNNNNNNNNNNNNNNNNNNNNNNNNNNNNNNNNNNNNNNNNNNNNNNNNNNNNNNNNNNNNNNNNNNNNNNNNNNNNNNNNNNNNNNNNNNNNNNNNNNNNNNNNNNNNNNNNNNNNNNNNNNNNNNNNNNNNNNNNNNNNNNNNNNNNNNNNNNNNNNNNNNNNNNNNNNNNNNNNNNNNNNNNNNNNNNNNNNNNNNNNNNNNNNNNNNNNNNNNNNNNNNNNNNNNNNNNNNNNNNNNNNNNNNNNNNNNNNNNNNNNNNNNNNNNNNNNNNNNNNNNNNNNNNNNNNNNNNNNNNNNNNNNNNNNNNNNNNNNNNNNNNNNNNNNNNNNNNNNNNNNNNNNNNNNNNNNNNNNNNNNNNNNNNNNNNNNNNNNNNNNNNNNNNNNNNNNNNNNNNNNNNNNNNNNNNNNNNNNNNNNNNNNNNNNNNNNNNNNNNNNNNNNNNNNNNNNNNNNNNNNNNNNNCTTCCGGCATCACGGCGAGCGGGACGTCGCCTCACCTTCAAGGGGAACAACGACCTGGGGTGCTCAACGCCTTCCGGCATCACGGCGAGCGGGACGACCACGCTGAGATGGCCGAGATGATGGAGGGTTGGTAGTGCTCAACGCCTTCCGGCATCACGGCGAGCGGGACAGTACGAGGTCGAGCGCATCGAAGGCTTCCCGATTCAGTGCTCAACGCCTTCCGGCATCACGGCGAGCGGGACTGGTGGTGCCCGTGACGGGTATCCGCAAGGTCTTGTGCTCAACGCCTTCCGGCATCACGGCGAGCGGGACGCAACAGCACCCAGGCGCAGCTACTCGTGGATGCGTGCTCAACGCCTTCCGGCATCACGGCGAGCGGGACGGAGCCATCGTGAAGGCTTGGGACCGCTCGCTGAAGGTGCTCAACGCCTTCCGGCATCACGGCGAGCGGGACAGCCCGCCTGAATCTCCCAGCAGTTCCGCCAACTTACCACCTCCCTTTTCAAGCACCTCCCCTTCTTTCGCCAGGGTTGTGCCTCCCGGACCCTACCCAGAAATCCGAACCCCATGGAATCACTCAGCTTTTCATCGTTCATGCACCTATTCACCTGTCAAAGAGCCTCAACCCCACGAAACAACAGGGGAAATCGTCCATTTCGAGGGCGCGGGCCTCCGCCACGGCGAGGTGCTTGAATGTCATTCATCATACAACGCCCCCCGCGCGCGGTGGAGCAGCTCCCTCAGCGTCTCTCCACGTCCGTCCCCATCCGAGCGAGCAGCGCGTCCCTTCGCGCCTCGAGTTTGGGGCTCTTGACGAGCGACCGCAGCGCCCTGGCCCCAGTGTCACGCGCTTCGGGGGACAGGGAGACCAGCCGCGACAGCCACTCCGTCTCGAAAACAGTCAACACCTGCTTCTGCTCCAGTTTGTCCGCGCGCCGGGCCTCCACCCACGCCAGGAACTCCGTCAGCGCCGGCGTGGCGCGAACGGGAGGCCTCGGCGGCTGGATGGCATAGGGCCCTTCCCGCACGAGCCTGCCGTACCCCGCCGCCGTCTTCCCGCCCACGCCCCAGTGGCGCAGCGCCTCGTCCAGGCGCCGCGCGGTCCACGCCAGGAAGGCCTCCGCCTGCGCGTCCGCCTCCGTGCCCGGCGCCAGGCTCAGCGCTACGAGGAAGCGGCCTCCGGGGCGCACCGACAAGAAGGCCACGGGGTTGGGCGGCTCGTAATCGCTCGGCCACTCGGCCTTGCCGCCATACCAGCCGGAGTGATGGACCGTGAGCACGTCCCGAGCCAGGAACGACTGCGCGCGGTCCAGCCCCGTGACGCGCGAGCACGGCACCCACTGCGCGTCATGGAAGATGACTTCGCCCGCGTGCGCCTGCTCCGGCGCGCCGCCCTCCCCTGCCACGCCGAAGAGCCTGCGGCGCTCCTCCGCCGCGCCATCGCCGTACACCGCGCGCAGGTAGCCCGCGAGCACGCCCTTCAGCGACGAGCCCGGCACCACGGGCACGCCCCACGTATGGTGCAGCGTCAGCCCCACCCCGGTGGGTGAAGCGTTGCCATGCCCCACCAGCAGGCAGCTCTCCGCGCGCGCCGTGAAGGTCGCCGTATAGGACTGCCGGAGCGCGTCCTCCCAGCGCTTGAAAGCCTCCGCGTAGTCGTCTGGCTCGGGGTGCTGCGCCAGGCGGCTCAGCCAGCCGTCCCAAAGGCCCGCGTCGTGGTCCTTCTCCGGGGCATAGCGCTCATACACGAGCCCCGCGTGCGCGCTCTTCCCAACGGCGCCCACCACCCGGCGAAGGGCCTCACGCATGGCCCTGCTCCTCCGAAGGGAAGGTGGCCTGCACCGCGCGGCGGAACCACACCAGCAGCCGGAGCGACTCGCGCGTGGCCAGCATGTACGCGTCCAACTCCAGCGCGCGCACCGCGCCCGGCAAGCCCTTCTTCAGCGCCTCCGCGGACAGGCCCGGGAGCCTCGCCCGCTCCAGGCACCACTCCAGGTCCTTCAGCAAGCGATCGGCGGCCGTGTTTCCGACCTCCCGCTCCAGGAAGGCGAGCGCCGCCGCCAGCCCGTCGCGCAGCACCGCCGCGCCCAGCCCATTCACCCGGGGCTTGTAGTCCGCGCGCAGCGCCTGGCCCTCGACCTTCCGCACCCGCGCATAGGCATCGAGCGCACGCTGTTGCTCCCGTGTCTGTCCGGTCATCGGCCACCTCGCGCATCTGGAGCGCGCCACGCCAGCAGCCGGCACCGCCCGCGTCCCACGGTGGCCTTGCCTCCCAGCTGAAGCACCGTGCCCTCACCGCCGAACGCCGCATCCAGCACCGCGTCCGCCGCCAGCTTGCGCGGCGCCGGGTTGAAGGTGCCCGTGGCCCCCATCACCCCCACGAGCAGCGTCTCCGCGGGCAAGCTCTCCTCCGTCCAGAGCTGCCCCTTGGCCGCGGTGCCCGTATCCGGGTCGATGCTCACGCGCGTGTCCACCTGCGTGGCCGTCTCCCACAGGAAGGACATCGTCTCGTCATCCACCAGCACCAACCGCTTCGCCAGCAGCGCGCGCTCTGCCTCCGGCAGCATCCCGGCAAGCCCTTGGGCCCAGGCGTCCAGGGCCGCGTCGTCCTCCAGCGACACCGGCAGGTCCAGGTCCTCCAGGTACACGCGAGGCTCCGCCGTGCCGACGCCGCACACGACGGCGCTGGTCCACACGGAGGCCACGCGGGCGCGGCGCTGGGTCAAGGGCTCCACCTTCGGCCAGACCCCCTCCTCCCCGCCCAGGTCCCGCCGAGCGAGCGCGAGCAGCATGGGCGAGGTCACCAACGCGAAGGTGCCCACGAAGCTGCGCACCGGCAGGGCGAGCAGCCGCGCGTCGCCCACCACCAGCGCGCCCGCGTAGTCCCCGGGCTCGTCGCCCTCCGGGCCCGCCTTCGCCCGCCGAGGCCCGAAGACGGCGTCGTGCAGGCCACACACGTCGCTCGACTTGTCACGAGGCCGCCTCAGCTCGCGCAACACGCCCTTGAGGGACGAGCCGGGGACGAAGGGGATGCCCGTGGCCTTCAGCCGCGCCAGGGGCAGGTCGATGACACCCACGCTCTGTCCGGTGCCGACGTGCAGCGGTGACAGCGCGTGAAGAAGATAGGGTCGGCTCTCCATGCTCAGGCTCCTTGTCCGTGACGGGGCGGTTGCCACACGCCGGGCAGCACCTGCCCCAGCGCCTCCGCGTGGCCGCCGCCCCAGGAGGCCAGCCACAGCTCGCACAGCTCATCGGCGGTGAAGTCCTCGCCGCCGAGCTTCTCGAAGAAGTAGACGGCGCCCGCGGGCACCCACCGCCGCGTGGCGCGGGGCTGGCGCCGCACCATGTCCCAGCCCGACACCTCCAGCGGCCGGGGCACCAGCGCGGCGCGCAGCACCACGGGCGCGTCGATGCACGGCAACCGGCCCACATAGCGCGGCGGCGCCCCGGCCACGCGCTCGAAGTCGTCCGGCAACCACCCGCGCTGGAACTCCGCGGGCGTGGCCAGCACCAGGCGCAGGCCGCGCGTCGCCCGGGTCAGCCCATCCGGCGCGACGAAGAGGTTTGAGTCCAACCGCTCCACGTCCGACAGGCGGCGCCGTCCACCCAGCCCCAACGGGCCGTGAGGCAACCCCTTCGCCGAGTCCGGCCACGCGCAGGACACGCCGAGCGCCCACTCCTCCAGCGTGAGGCGCCCCGCGTCCCGCGACTGGACGCGCAGCCACTCCACGACCTCGCGGGAGTGGAGCATCGAGTCCTGCGACGCCTGCGTCTCCACGTCGATGGCCAGGTGGATGTCCGTGCGCGGCGGCGGCGTCTCCCGCTCCGGCACAAGCGAGTCCGGCGCGCCGCTCAGCCACGCCACCATCGTGGCCTCCGGCCAGAACAGGGGCTGCGCCAGGGGCTTGCCGCGCGCGCTCCGGCGAGGGTGCCACAGCGCCTCGCGGGCGTCGTCCTCGTCCGGCCCCAGCGTCGCGGCGCCGCCGGGGTGGGGCTCCAGGCGCACCAGCCGCTCCGTGCCCGCCTCGTCGAGGACACGCACCGCGTCGGCGGGGACGGGCCACATCCGATGGGCTCGCGTGAAGGCCGGCTCACCCAGCGCACGGCGCAGCGCGATGAAGCGCCGGAGCTCCACCCGCGCGGAGTCGTGCTCCCACGTCTCCGGGGACAGCGTAATGCCCTGGTCCGCCATGAGCTCATGGCCCCAGGCGGCGCGCAGAGCGCCTCTCACGGTGGTGGGCAGGGGCCACGGCAGCGAGTACCCACGCCCCACCTCCGAGGTGTACCAGCCCCGCCCGTCCTTGGCCGACAGCCCGTCGCGCGGCAGCAGCGCGAAGCACGCGTCACTCATCTCGCACCTTCCTTGTCCTGTGCTGAAGCAAGCCCGCGGCCCGCGCGAGCGAAGGTGTCGGCGACCAGCAGCCGTGCCGCCCATTGCTCCAGTGCGTCCTGCG
The Myxococcus virescens DNA segment above includes these coding regions:
- the cmr4 gene encoding type III-B CRISPR module RAMP protein Cmr4, with amino-acid sequence MESRPYLLHALSPLHVGTGQSVGVIDLPLARLKATGIPFVPGSSLKGVLRELRRPRDKSSDVCGLHDAVFGPRRAKAGPEGDEPGDYAGALVVGDARLLALPVRSFVGTFALVTSPMLLALARRDLGGEEGVWPKVEPLTQRRARVASVWTSAVVCGVGTAEPRVYLEDLDLPVSLEDDAALDAWAQGLAGMLPEAERALLAKRLVLVDDETMSFLWETATQVDTRVSIDPDTGTAAKGQLWTEESLPAETLLVGVMGATGTFNPAPRKLAADAVLDAAFGGEGTVLQLGGKATVGRGRCRLLAWRAPDARGGR
- a CDS encoding type III-B CRISPR module-associated Cmr3 family protein gives rise to the protein MSDACFALLPRDGLSAKDGRGWYTSEVGRGYSLPWPLPTTVRGALRAAWGHELMADQGITLSPETWEHDSARVELRRFIALRRALGEPAFTRAHRMWPVPADAVRVLDEAGTERLVRLEPHPGGAATLGPDEDDAREALWHPRRSARGKPLAQPLFWPEATMVAWLSGAPDSLVPERETPPPRTDIHLAIDVETQASQDSMLHSREVVEWLRVQSRDAGRLTLEEWALGVSCAWPDSAKGLPHGPLGLGGRRRLSDVERLDSNLFVAPDGLTRATRGLRLVLATPAEFQRGWLPDDFERVAGAPPRYVGRLPCIDAPVVLRAALVPRPLEVSGWDMVRRQPRATRRWVPAGAVYFFEKLGGEDFTADELCELWLASWGGGHAEALGQVLPGVWQPPRHGQGA
- a CDS encoding type III-B CRISPR module-associated protein Cmr5 — its product is MTGQTREQQRALDAYARVRKVEGQALRADYKPRVNGLGAAVLRDGLAAALAFLEREVGNTAADRLLKDLEWCLERARLPGLSAEALKKGLPGAVRALELDAYMLATRESLRLLVWFRRAVQATFPSEEQGHA
- the cmr6 gene encoding type III-B CRISPR module RAMP protein Cmr6, giving the protein MREALRRVVGAVGKSAHAGLVYERYAPEKDHDAGLWDGWLSRLAQHPEPDDYAEAFKRWEDALRQSYTATFTARAESCLLVGHGNASPTGVGLTLHHTWGVPVVPGSSLKGVLAGYLRAVYGDGAAEERRRLFGVAGEGGAPEQAHAGEVIFHDAQWVPCSRVTGLDRAQSFLARDVLTVHHSGWYGGKAEWPSDYEPPNPVAFLSVRPGGRFLVALSLAPGTEADAQAEAFLAWTARRLDEALRHWGVGGKTAAGYGRLVREGPYAIQPPRPPVRATPALTEFLAWVEARRADKLEQKQVLTVFETEWLSRLVSLSPEARDTGARALRSLVKSPKLEARRDALLARMGTDVERR